Proteins encoded in a region of the Vicia villosa cultivar HV-30 ecotype Madison, WI linkage group LG5, Vvil1.0, whole genome shotgun sequence genome:
- the LOC131603517 gene encoding uncharacterized protein LOC131603517 has protein sequence MDMKISSATCNSNVFKFSGFLHKALPTRIKYGKQNCRNLSIGTTSTTSTTSLTQSPTFTAFASPADVPQRSDEWFALRKDKLTTSTFSTALGFWKGVRRSELWREKVFDSESQIIQASQRNAMDWGMLNETVAVENYKKITGREVSSMGFAVHSKESYDWLGASPDGVLGTGILEVKCPYNKGKPEAGLPWSTMPFYYMPQVQGLMEIMDFEWVDLYCWTPNGSTIFRVVRERGYWDIIHGILREFWWENVVPAREALLLGCTEQVESYKPASTHKLTGLAIARSIKLASESKLICREIAGHVEFFT, from the coding sequence ATGGATATGAAGATTTCATCAGCAACATGCAATTCAAACGTGTTTAAATTCAGTGGCTTTCTTCACAAAGCACTTCCTACAAGAATTAAATATGGAAAACAAAATTGTAGAAATTTATCCATAGGTACTACTAGTACTACCTCAACAACTTCTTTGACTCAGTCCCCTACATTTACCGCATTCGCTTCACCTGCGGATGTTCCGCAACGTTCCGACGAGTGGTTCGCCCTTCGTAAGGACAAACTAACAACAAGTACGTTTAGTACCGCGTTAGGGTTTTGGAAAGGCGTGCGGCGTTCTGAGCTGTGGCGCGAGAAAGTGTTTGATTCGGAGTCTCAAATCATTCAAGCTTCTCAGAGAAACGCAATGGATTGGGGGATGTTGAATGAGACAGTGGCGGTTGAGAATTATAAGAAGATAACGGGTCGGGAGGTGAGTTCGATGGGTTTTGCAGTTCATTCGAAGGAGTCTTATGATTGGCTTGGTGCCTCACCGGACGGGGTTTTGGGTACAGGGATATTGGAAGTTAAGTGTCCTTATAATAAGGGTAAGCCTGAGGCAGGATTGCCGTGGTCAACGATGCCGTTCTATTACATGCCTCAAGTTCAAGGTCTAATGGAGATTATGGATTTTGAATGGGTTGATTTGTATTGTTGGACGCCGAATGGAAGCACTATATTTCGGGTCGTCAGGGAACGGGGATATTGGGATATAATACATGGGATTCTTAGAGAGTTTTGGTGGGAGAATGTGGTTCCGGCGAGGGAAGCTTTGTTGTTGGGGTGTACCGAACAGGTTGAGTCTTATAAACCTGCATCTACTCATAAGTTAACTGGTTTAGCAATTGCGAGAAGCATCAAGTTAGCTAGTGAATCGAAGCTAATATGCAGAGAAATTGCAGGTCATGTTGAATTTTTTACCTGA
- the LOC131603518 gene encoding F-box protein SKIP14: MALNFSHRPVFTGGLAEDNMRMGNGYRVEGINEMSGGGGGGGGNGGDGFGNGWQDVEDCFDYGNDRCDRGGVSGTQDSVSNDIVDRLPTDPFGMGIGTTFTAITGWLEDLDFDYGDYGGYGDYGGDEMGTSGENYPLFAGLNFIWNNAVRFHTFPQGGNVGMEENRFQGVSEVGEASCSFSGESSRDMDGVMGASVSGDVNMNDVKCHAIDEYTHSAIMYALPHLGLSDLFAVERVCKYLYSIVRNDALLWTSIHIDQPLSERLTDDVLLELTSRAQGKLECLSLVECSRITDDGLRRVLEANPDIIKLSVPGCTRLSIDGIVGMLKAYKNSPGTRGVKHLHIGGLYGVTPTHFEEIKLLLSTDRKKQKQSHTDSQLQEQSHTDSQQQEHSHTDNQQQEHSGADSQLKKHSNKPHFYCRWNLYIPRDDDRSLDIEVCPRCENLRLVYDCPAEGCHGVVGHASKVCRACTLCIPRCSQCGRCISDGEYEETFCLELLCSQCSHHLSKLIGKTNGKVGLIRQSSP; this comes from the exons ATGGCATTGAATTTCTCTCATCGACCTGTTTTTACGGGTGGTTTGGCGGAGGATAATATGAGGATGGGGAATGGGTATAGAGTGGAGGGTATTAATGAGAtgagtggtggtggtggtggtggtggtggtaatGGTGGTGATGGATTTGGAAATGGTTGGCAGGATGTTGAAGATTGTTTTGATTATGGAAATGATAGATGTGATAGAGGGGGTGTGAGTGGTACTCAGGATTCTGTTTCGAATGATATTGTTGATCGTTTGCCTACGGATCCTTTTGGTATGGGGATTGGTACTACCTTCACAGCCATCACCGGATGGCTGGAGGATTTGGATTTCGATTATGGGGATTATGGTGGGTATGGTGATTATGGTGGCGATGAGATGGGTACGAGTGGTGAGAATTACCCTTTGTTTGCTGGGTTGAATTTCATCTGGAACAATGCTGTGAGGTTCCATACATTTCCGCAGGGGGGAAATGTGGGCATGGAGGAGAATAGATTTCAAGGGGTGAGTGAAGTTGGAGAAGCTTCCTGCAGCTTTAGTGGCGAATCTTCTCGTGACATGGATGGTGTAATGGGTGCTAGCGTGTCGGGTGACGTGAACATGAATGATGTGAAATGCCATGCAATAGATGAATACACTCATTCAGCTATAATGTATGCGCTCCCTCATTTGGGTTTGTCGGATCTTTTTGCAGTTGAGAGAGTATGTAAATATCTGTATTCTATTGTTCGAAATGATGCACTTTTGTGGACAAGCATCCACATTGATCAGCCTTTAAGTGAAAGGCTCACCGATGATGTTCTTTTGGAATTAACCAGTAGGGCTCAAGGTAAACTTGAGTGTCTGAGTTTGGTGGAATGTTCTAGGATAACGGACGATGGTTTAAGGCGTGTTCTTGAAGCCAATCCTGATATAATCAAG TTGAGTGTTCCCGGATGTACAAGACTAAGTATTGATGGTATTGTGGGTATGTTAAAAGCTTACAAAAACTCTCCGGGTACACGAGGTGTGAAGCATTTACACATAGGCGGCCTTTATGGTGTTACACCAACgcattttgaagaaataaagctCTTATTGAGCACTGACAGGAAAAAACAGAAGCAATCCCATACCGACAGTCAACTACAGGAGCAATCCCATACTGACAGTCAACAACAGGAGCATTCCCATACTGACAATCAACAACAGGAGCATTCCGGCGCTGACAGTCAACTGAAGAAGCATTCCAACAAACCGCATTTCTATTGCCGTTGGAATTTGTATATACCCCGCGATGATGATAGGTCCTTAGACATTGAAGTTTGTCCTCGATGTGAGAATTTAAGGCTTGTATATGATTGTCCAGCAGAAGGCTGTCATGGGGTGGTGGGGCATGCCTCTAAGGTGTGTCGGGCTTGCACGCTTTGCATACCGCGATGTAGTCAGTGTGGCCGGTGCATCAGTGATGGCGAGTATGAAGAAACATTTTGTCTGGAATTGCTTTGCTCTCAATGTTCTCATCATTTGTCCAAATTGATAGGAAAGACAAATGGAAAGGTTGGGCTAATCAGGCAAAGTTCTCCCTAA